The following proteins come from a genomic window of Salvia hispanica cultivar TCC Black 2014 chromosome 4, UniMelb_Shisp_WGS_1.0, whole genome shotgun sequence:
- the LOC125221137 gene encoding zinc finger protein JAGGED-like: MESDGNKQEQGSPSEEQSKRAVVDQVAVADIDREYGCRYCHKKFSNKQALGGHQNAHKVERAVEKNMQDSNYYDEGPGSRMTVPTPFFGSYHHRHDFQQRSLFAYNHRPSGMLAVAPCLPPFHVRPNPMAHAQDFGPGPSSAFTPVFNQAPPMGFAEYLIQPGYPNTRNVPGNQYDESGLDLSLKL; encoded by the coding sequence AGCAGGAGCAAGGCAGCCCCTCGGAGGAGCAGAGCAAGAGGGCCGTTGTAGATCAGGTTGCGGTGGCCGATATAGATCGGGAGTACGGATGTCGGTACTGCCACAAGAAATTTAGCAACAAGCAGGCACTGGGAGGCCACCAAAACGCGCACAAAGTGGAGCGGGCCGTGGAGAAGAACATGCAGGACAGCAACTACTACGATGAGGGCCCCGGATCCCGGATGACTGTGCCCACCCCTTTCTTCGGTTCCTACCACCACCGCCACGATTTCCAGCAAAGGTCCCTCTTCGCCTACAACCACCGCCCCTCTGGAATGTTGGCTGTGGCCCCATGCCTTCCTCCTTTCCATGTCCGCCCCAATCCCATGGCCCACGCCCAGGACTTTGGGCCTGGACCGTCCAGCGCCTTCACGCCCGTATTTAATCAAGCCCCACCCATGGGCTTCGCAGAATACCTCATCCAGCCCGGCTACCCTAATACGAGGAATGTTCCGGGAAACCAGTACGATGAATCAGGCTTGGATTTGTCTCTGAAATTGTGA